Proteins from a single region of Abyssalbus ytuae:
- a CDS encoding TIGR04283 family arsenosugar biosynthesis glycosyltransferase: MNISVIIPVLNEAGNIGNLLSYLIQNSSSENIGEIIIVDGGSNDGSQDEIKNFTTTRHSRVKLINSPKGRAKQMNYGAGHSSFDILYFLHADSYPPKNFDQLILHEVKKGFLAGCFRMKFDSTHPVLKFSGWFTRFNLKSCRGGDQSLFITRTLFEKLKGYDEKYIVYEDCEFINRIYSTTNFKVIPEAITTSARRYKINGTWKLQYHFMVIHLKKWLGASPYSLYKYYLENIVS; the protein is encoded by the coding sequence TTGAACATCTCTGTTATTATACCTGTTTTAAACGAAGCTGGCAACATTGGTAATTTACTCTCTTATTTAATTCAAAATTCTTCATCAGAAAATATAGGAGAAATAATCATAGTGGATGGTGGCAGCAATGATGGTTCTCAAGATGAAATTAAAAATTTTACAACTACCAGGCATTCCCGTGTTAAACTTATTAATTCACCTAAAGGGCGTGCAAAACAAATGAATTACGGAGCCGGCCATTCAAGTTTTGATATTTTATACTTTCTGCATGCAGATTCATATCCGCCAAAAAATTTTGATCAACTCATTCTTCATGAAGTTAAAAAAGGTTTTTTAGCAGGTTGCTTCAGAATGAAGTTTGATAGTACCCACCCTGTTCTTAAGTTTTCAGGATGGTTTACCCGCTTTAACCTAAAAAGTTGCAGAGGTGGCGACCAGTCACTTTTCATTACCAGAACACTATTTGAAAAACTTAAAGGATACGATGAGAAATATATTGTTTATGAAGATTGTGAATTTATAAACAGAATCTATAGCACTACAAATTTTAAAGTTATTCCCGAAGCTATCACCACATCCGCAAGGCGGTATAAAATAAACGGTACCTGGAAACTCCAATACCATTTTATGGTAATTCATTTAAAAAAATGGCTTGGAGCCTCACCCTACTCTCTTTATAAATATTACCTAGAGAATATCGTTTCATAA
- a CDS encoding SDH family Clp fold serine proteinase, with translation MPNWNEVILEIQQEQQKNPHVNPLDTVRRKYLKSVSKITGRNTIAYYSGWLQKPQVAGTAVNDKDKSGFMLAINKLDRAKGLDLILHTPGGDIAATESLVDYLYSMYDKDIRVIVPQISMSAGTMIALSAKEIVMGKHSNLGPIDPQMGGLACQAVLDEFKQAKEDIKQNPQSASLWQVIISKYHPTFLGACKQAIEWSEKMVFDWLENNMCKGDKNKVQKIIDTFANHKIQKSHSRHISKKECIDVGLTIINLEDNQDLQDAVLTTHHAFMHTFLNTYCVKIIENHNGVAYIEQAVQPQNSK, from the coding sequence ATGCCCAATTGGAATGAAGTAATTCTTGAAATACAACAAGAGCAACAAAAAAATCCTCATGTAAATCCTTTAGACACTGTAAGAAGAAAATACTTAAAATCAGTTTCAAAAATTACAGGTCGTAATACCATAGCTTACTATTCTGGATGGCTTCAAAAACCTCAAGTAGCAGGAACCGCTGTTAATGACAAAGATAAATCAGGTTTTATGCTGGCAATAAATAAGTTGGACAGAGCAAAGGGACTTGATTTAATATTACATACCCCCGGTGGAGATATAGCTGCAACAGAATCATTGGTTGATTACCTATATTCTATGTATGACAAAGACATTAGAGTTATTGTTCCCCAAATATCTATGTCTGCTGGGACTATGATTGCTCTTTCAGCAAAAGAGATAGTAATGGGTAAACATTCTAACTTAGGCCCTATTGATCCCCAAATGGGTGGTTTAGCTTGTCAGGCTGTTTTGGATGAATTCAAACAAGCAAAAGAAGATATAAAACAGAACCCTCAATCAGCTTCTCTTTGGCAAGTTATCATTAGTAAATACCATCCCACTTTTTTAGGTGCATGTAAACAGGCAATTGAATGGTCTGAAAAAATGGTTTTTGATTGGCTTGAGAATAATATGTGCAAAGGCGATAAAAACAAAGTCCAAAAAATTATTGACACTTTTGCTAATCACAAAATCCAAAAATCCCATTCCAGGCATATTTCTAAAAAGGAATGTATAGATGTTGGCTTAACAATTATTAATTTAGAAGATAATCAAGACCTTCAAGATGCTGTATTAACTACGCACCATGCATTTATGCACACTTTTTTGAATACATATTGCGTGAAAATAATAGAGAATCATAATGGTGTAGCATATATTGAACAAGCTGTACAGCCACAAAACAGCAAATAA
- a CDS encoding ClpP family protease, which produces MASNKIQDKIDEALLNERKVFLWGQVDDDSAKHVIERLLYLDSISKEEIKLIINSPGGYVTSGFAIHDTMKSIKSPVSTICTGFAASMGSILLSAGEKGKRFVYPYARVMIHQPSGGAQGQAANIEIQAREIIKTKEIGAKILAENCDQPVEKVMKDFDRDFWMDAEESLEYGIVDGIIK; this is translated from the coding sequence ATGGCAAGCAATAAGATACAAGATAAAATAGACGAAGCATTACTAAACGAACGAAAAGTTTTTTTGTGGGGGCAGGTAGACGATGATTCTGCCAAACATGTAATAGAAAGATTGTTGTACCTTGACTCTATCAGTAAGGAAGAAATTAAACTTATAATAAACAGCCCCGGCGGATATGTAACTTCAGGCTTTGCAATTCATGATACGATGAAGTCTATTAAAAGTCCTGTTTCTACCATATGTACAGGTTTTGCAGCTTCAATGGGATCAATATTACTTTCGGCCGGTGAAAAGGGAAAACGCTTTGTATACCCTTATGCCCGGGTTATGATACACCAACCCAGCGGAGGGGCACAGGGACAGGCTGCCAATATTGAAATTCAGGCCAGGGAAATAATCAAAACCAAAGAAATTGGTGCAAAAATTTTAGCAGAAAATTGCGACCAGCCCGTAGAAAAAGTAATGAAAGACTTTGACCGCGATTTTTGGATGGATGCGGAGGAATCTCTTGAATATGGAATTGTAGACGGCATTATAAAATAA